A stretch of Oncorhynchus mykiss isolate Arlee chromosome 12, USDA_OmykA_1.1, whole genome shotgun sequence DNA encodes these proteins:
- the LOC110537138 gene encoding LOW QUALITY PROTEIN: 3'-5' exoribonuclease 1-like (The sequence of the model RefSeq protein was modified relative to this genomic sequence to represent the inferred CDS: deleted 1 base in 1 codon): MNKDELRAKLAELKLDTRGVKDVMKKRLKNYYKKQKLSMPQSVTAGEATDTYYDYICVVDFEATCEQDNPADFTHEIIEFPMVLLNTHTLEIEDTFQEYVRPEVNTQLSEFCVKLTGITQKMVDEADTFPDVLERVVLWLQEKELGTKYKYTLLTDGSWDMSKFMNTQCRLNRLRFPQFAKKWINIKKLYGNFYKVTRTQTKLSCMLEKLGLKYEGCPHSGLNDSRNIAHIAMRMLQDGCQLRINERMHEGQLRTVPSSAPVEGAPPPHTAETRPRLCIPWL; the protein is encoded by the exons ATGAACAAGGATGAGCTTCGTGCCAAACTGGCAGAATTGAAGCTTGACACAAG gggtgtgaaGGATGTGATGAAGAAGCGGTTGAAGAACTACTACAAGAAACAGAAGCTGTCGATGCCGCAGTCTGTAACAGCGGGTGAAGCCACGGATACCTACTACGACTACATCTGCGTGGTGGACTTTGAAGCAACGTGTGAACAGGACAAC CCCGCTGACTTCACTCATGAAATCATTGAGTTCCCAATGGTTCTGCTCAACACGCACACTTTAGAGATT GAAGACACCTTTCAGGAATATGTCAGACCAGAAGTCAACACACAGCTGTCAGAGTTCTGTGTAAAGTTGACAGGAATAACACAG AAAATGGTGGATGAAGCAGACACGTTCCCTGATGTCCTTGAGCGGGTTGTGCTTTGGCTTCAGGAGAAAGAGCTTGGCACAAAATACAAATACACTCTTCTTACAGATGG ATCTTGGGACATGAGCAAGTTCATGAACACCCAGTGCCGTTTAAATCGTCTCAGATTTCCACAGTTTGCAAAGAAGTGGATCAACATCAAAAAATTATACGGGAACTTCTAtaag GTCACTCGCACCCAGACCAAGCTGAGTTGCATGCTTGAGAAGCTGGGACTAAAATACGAGGGCTGCCCTCACTCTGGCCTAAATGACTCACGCAATATCGCCCACATTGCAATGCGCATGCTGCAAGACGGCTGCCAACTGCGCATCAACGAGCGCATGCACGAAGGACAGCTGCGGACTGTGCCCAGCTCTGCCCCTGTGGAAGGAGCCCCACCCCCACATACAGCAGAGACTAGACCTCGGCTCTGCATCCCCTGGCTCTGA
- the LOC110537137 gene encoding malignant fibrous histiocytoma-amplified sequence 1 homolog, with protein sequence MIPPNENKVSVCKTMGDKDNNLKTAKLWRDAALRSRKLRSNQRQLTLCSQNREKIILPENISDIEVLNLGNNSLHELPEGLGATLTNLRSLVLRRNKFVTVPFVVFELGPLVELDMSHNCLGHFSEDIGLLKGLKKLCISHNNIQYLPSQIGALHCLEELDISFNDICDFPRSFSQLKRLRSLDADHNKLNQFPPEILALSDMEELDCSGNTFACLPEDITKLQSIKNLWLSSIHISTLPDTFCHLHNLESLMLDSNNLTALPHSFGNLQRLKMVNLSSNELEEFPQVILNITGLEELYLSRNKLSFVPEEIGQLRRLANLWLDNNNITYLPDSIVELNRLEELVLQGNQIAILPDNFGKLSNVNIWKVKDNPLIQPPYEVCMKGIPYIGAYQKELAHSQLAVKPRLKLVLMGMKNAGKTQLRQSVVSEQQDANSARGNKGVDVTNWVADADRSLTFLVYDLSGKPNYDLIKPFFLSPGALYILVVNLKTYSPKNFYPHVGYFLHLLNAKVPHAVVCMVGTHRDLCGDMEVEGKNLDIHRQISLQEKWDTHCLRSLAHQVDQALEQGYNVRTSSPHILFYGVTDKNLRRKKAQLQYMLNHRLQILSPVLCVSCTESQINIQRLREKLMSVADHRDIFPNLHRVLPKSWQMLEELHFKPQDLWLSWWDSARLGLQAGLTEDRLQSALSYLHESGKLLYFEDSRTLKEYVFHNLPRFIAILNVFFQRDESTLLERLLSDSEKGDKRRTSVVIDGEKGENLRATHLQHQVEGFLSHGLLPSNIIRLLLRPLIQTQQDLHLIMELLEKMGVCYCINKPRSKPLNGATVWYKFPSYVSNEEPHAEAWVNGSSVAASQFFSVEQLQIEYSFPFLFPPGLFARYSVQINSHVVQRSDGRHQIFAYRGKVPVVVSYQPARGRLQAESLSIASHASLPNIWTAWQAIIPLVEELNVLLQEWPGLYYTVHVLCSKCLKRGSPNPHTFPGELLSQPRPEGLTEIICPKNGSERVNVALVYPPTPTVVSPCLK encoded by the coding sequence ATGATTCCTCCCAATGAAAACAAGGTGTCGGTCTGCAAAACCATGGGGGACAAGGATAACAATCTCAAAACGGCTAAATTGTGGAGAGATGCTGCTCTCCGCTCTAGGAAGCTGCGAAGCAACCAGCGACAGCTCACCCTCTGCTCCCAAAACAGGGAGAAGATCATTCTACCTGAAAATATAAGCGATATAGAGGTACTCAATCTGGGCAATAACTCGCTGCACGAGCTACCAGAAGGATTGGGGGCAACCCTCACAAACCTGCGTAGCCTTGTCCTCCGCAGGAACAAATTTGTCACAGTTCCTTTTGTGGTGTTTGAACTGGGTCCTCTTGTGGAACTGGACATGAGCCACAACTGCTTGGGCCACTTCTCTGAGGACATAGGCCTGCTGAAGGGGCTGAAAAAGCTCTGCATCAGTCACAACAACATCCAGTACCTGCCATCACAGATTGGGGCACTGCATTGTTTAGAGGAGCTGGACATAAGCTTCAATGACATATGTGATTTCCCCAGGTCCTTCTCACAGCTCAAGAGGCTCCGTTCTCTGGATGCTGATCACAACAAGCTGAACCAGTTTCCCCCAGAGATTCTTGCCCTCAGTGACATGGAGGAGCTCGACTGCTCTGGGAATACGTTTGCGTGTCTACCAGAGGACATCACTAAGCTGCAGTCCATCAAGAACCTGTGGCTCAGCAGCATTCACATCTCCACGTTACCAGATACGTTCTGTCACCTGCACAACCTAGAGAGCCTGATGCTGGACAGTAACAACCTCACAGCTCTGCCTCATTCCTTTGGCAACCTGCAGAGACTTAAAATGGTCAATCTATCGTCTAATGAGCTTGAGGAGTTTCCTCAGGTTATCCTAAACATCACAGGACTAGAAGAGCTTTACCTGAGTAGAAATAAACTGTCTTTTGTTCCAGAGGAGATAGGCCAGCTGCGTAGGCTGGCAAACCTCTGGTTAGACAATAATAACATTACTTATCTGCCCGACTCCATTGTGGAGCTAAATAGATTGGAGGAGCTTGTTTTACAGGGTAACCAAATAGCCATACTTCCAGATAACTTTGGAAAACTTTCCAATGTAAACATTTGGAAAGTGAAGGATAACCCCCTCATCCAGCCTCCCTATGAGGTCTGTATGAAGGGGATCCCCTACATCGGTGCTTATCAAAAGGAACTCGCACATTCCCAGCTGGCTGTGAAGCCCAGGTTAAAACTGGTCCTGATGGGAATGAAAAACGCTGGGAAAACACAGCTCAGGCAGAGTGTTGTGAGTGAGCAGCAGGATGCCAACTCTGCTCGGGGAAACAAAGGGGTTGATGTGACTAACTGGGTAGCGGACGCCGATCGCAGTCTTACATTTTTAGTGTATGACCTGTCAGGGAAGCCAAACTATGACCTCATCAAACCTTTTTTTCTCTCACCTGGTGCTCTGTACATCCTCGTTGTGAATCTGAAAACATACTCACCCAAGAACTTTTACCCCCACGTGGGCTACTTCCTCCATCTCCTCAATGCCAAAGTGCCCCACGCTGTGGTCTGCATGGTGGGCACGCACAGAGACCTGTGTGGAGACATGGAGGTGGAGGGGAAGAACCTTGATATCCACAGACAGATTTCCCTGCAGGAGAAGTGGGACACCCATTGCCTGCGGAGCCTTGCCCACCAGGTGGACCAGGCCCTGGAGCAGGGCTACAACGTCCGCACCTCCAGCCCTCACATCCTCTTCTACGGCGTCACAGACAAGAACCTGAGACGGAAGAAAGCCCAGCTGCAGTACATGCTGAACCACAGGCTACAGATCCTGTCCCCTGTCCTGTGTGTCAGCTGCACAGAGAGCCAGATAAATATCCAGAGGCTGAGGGAGAAGCTCATGTCAGTGGCTGACCATCGCGACATCTTCCCCAACCTCCACCGCGTGCTGCCCAAGTCCTGGCAGATGCTGGAGGAGCTGCACTTTAAGCCCCAGGACCTGTGGCTCTCGTGGTGGGACTCGGCCCGTTTGGGCCTCCAGGCTGGGCTCACGGAGGACCGCCTGCAGAGTGCCCTGTCCTACCTACACGAGAGTGGGAAGCTACTCTACTTCGAGGACAGCCGGACACTAAAGGAGTATGTCTTTCACAACCTGCCACGCTTCATTGCCATCCTCAATGTCTTCTTCCAGAGGGATGAGTCCACACTGCTGGAGAGACTACTGTCGGACAGTGAGAAGGGGGACAAGAGGAGGACCAGTGTAGTTATagatggggagaagggagagaaccTTAGGGCTACCCATCTACAGCACCAAGTGGAGGGCTTCCTCAGCCACGGCCTCCTGCCTTCTAACATCATCCGGCTGCTCCTGAGACCTCTCATCCAAACCCAGCAGGACCTCCACCTCATCATGGAGCTGCTAGAGAAGATGGGGGTCTGCTACTGCATTAACAAGCCCCGCAGCAAGCCTCTGAACGGGGCCACCGTCTGGTACAAGTTCCCCAGCTATGTCAGCAATGAGGAGCCCCATGCCGAGGCCTGGGTGAACGGCAGCTCAGTGGCTGCTAGTCAGTTCTTCTCTGTGGAGCAGCTGCAGATTGAATACAGCTTCCCCTTTCTCTTCCCTCCTGGACTGTTTGCACGCTACAGTGTGCAGATCAACAGCCATGTGGTTCAGCGGTCAGACGGGAGGCACCAGATCTTTGCCTATCGCGGTAAAGTGCCTGTGGTGGTCAGTTACCAGCCGGCTCGGGGCAGGCTGCAGGCCGAGTCACTGTCCATAGCCAGCCATGCCTCCCTGCCAAATATCTGGACTGCTTGGCAAGCGATAATCCCACTGGTTGAGGAGCTGAATGTCCTTCTGCAGGAGTGGCCCGGGCTCTACTACACTGTTCATGTACTGTGTTCCAAGTGCCTCAAGAGAGGGTCACCCAACCCACACACCTTTCCGG